CGGTTACGTCGCGCTTTGTCATGTCAGGCCAAGCTTTTTTGATAAAGATCAGCTCGCTGTAAGCACTGCGCCACAGCATGAAATTGCTTAAGCGCTGTTCGCCGCTCGTCCGGACAATCAAATCACATGGCGGTACATCGGGTGTATATAAGAATTGCTCAAAGATCTGCGCTGTAACTTTTTTCTGCGCCGACAATGTTTTACGCAGCCGATTCACTGCATCAATAATCTCTTGGTGCCCGCCATAGTTGAACGATAAAATGACCGTACCATTTGTTAAGTCTTTCGTCGCTGTTTCCGCCTTATCAATTGCCTTCTTGACACGCCGGCTTAAGCGTATGCGCGTTCCTGCTACACGCAGCCGTATACCACGCTCGACAAAAACCGGCAAATCTTCCGATAATAATTTCACGACCAAATCCATCAGATACTTCACCTCCGGACCGCTTCGGTGCCAATTTTCGGTGCTAAATATATACGCGCTCACGTACGGCACGCCGCGGTCAATCGTATCAAGCACGATGTCTTTAACTTTCTCGTACCCAGCCTCATGCCCTGCCTGCGAATCAAGCCCGCGCGCTTTCGCCCAACGCCGGTTGCCGTCAACAATATAGCCGACGTGTGTCGGAATACTACCTCGCTCGCTCATTTAGATCGTTAAGATATCCTTTTCTTTCGTCTTGAACATTGCTTCCAGTTTGTCTTGAAATTCGCCCATTAAACGGTCAAATTCTTTTTCAATCGTTTTCAGATCGTCTTCGGACAGTTCTTTTGCTTCTTTCATGCGTTTTGCTTCTTTCAAGCCTTCTTGACGAACATTGCGCAGAGCAATCCGCGCCTCTTCAACCTTTTCGCCCGCCTGCTTCACGAGCTGCTTGCGCCGCTCTTCAGTGAGCGCCGGCACAGGCACGCGTACAACGCGGCCGTCATCGCTCGGATTAAACCCTAAGCTTTGGTCAGTACGAATCGCCGCCGCAATCGCCTGAATATTACTCGGGTCAAACGGCGTAATCTGCAACAATTGCGCTTCCGGCGCCGTCACGTTTGCCACCTGATTGAGCGGCATCAGCGTACCGTACG
This portion of the TM7 phylum sp. oral taxon 349 genome encodes:
- the frr gene encoding ribosome recycling factor; the encoded protein is MFSTDEYELKMTSALEHFEAELAKIRTGRAHPNMLDGIRVEAYGTLMPLNQVANVTAPEAQLLQITPFDPSNIQAIAAAIRTDQSLGFNPSDDGRVVRVPVPALTEERRKQLVKQAGEKVEEARIALRNVRQEGLKEAKRMKEAKELSEDDLKTIEKEFDRLMGEFQDKLEAMFKTKEKDILTI
- the uppS gene encoding di-trans,poly-cis-decaprenylcistransferase, which produces MSERGSIPTHVGYIVDGNRRWAKARGLDSQAGHEAGYEKVKDIVLDTIDRGVPYVSAYIFSTENWHRSGPEVKYLMDLVVKLLSEDLPVFVERGIRLRVAGTRIRLSRRVKKAIDKAETATKDLTNGTVILSFNYGGHQEIIDAVNRLRKTLSAQKKVTAQIFEQFLYTPDVPPCDLIVRTSGEQRLSNFMLWRSAYSELIFIKKAWPDMTKRDVTAILKEYAKRSRRFGG